The Drosophila innubila isolate TH190305 chromosome 3R unlocalized genomic scaffold, UK_Dinn_1.0 2_E_3R, whole genome shotgun sequence genome has a segment encoding these proteins:
- the LOC117790371 gene encoding oxidoreductase-like domain-containing protein 1: MPASLCFRCLKMGCSRTRLTAAFPARHLADKKEPEPDIKIPPEPTTCCMSGCANCVWVKYAETLAKILGDNDEKAREIVLSKITDSNLKMFLSVELRNLKLIREQKAAAAAKEKLKEAPK; this comes from the exons ATGCCTGCTTCCCTGTGCTTCCGCTGCCTCAAAATGGGTTGCTCTAGAACACGATTAACAGCAGCTTTTCCAGCCAGGCATTTGGCGGACAAAAAGGAACCAGAACCAGATATAAAG ATTCCTCCGGAACCCACCACCTGTTGTATGTCTGGATGCGCCAACTGTGTCTGGGTCAAATACGCCGAGACTCTGGCTAAAATACTGGGTGATAATGACGAAAAAGCACGTGAAATCGTGCTATCCAAGATTACGgattctaatttaaaaatgttcttgaGCGTCGAACTGCGAAACTTGAAGTTAATCCGAGaacaaaaagcagcagcagcagcaaaagaaaaactaaaggAAGCACCGAAATAG
- the LOC117791603 gene encoding ribonucleoprotein RB97D, with protein MANTTQVIKLEDSVEEATPEIFEIKDEDDICELEHLRKLFIGGLAPYTTEEGLKVFYSQWGKVVDVVVMRDAATKRSRGFGFITYTKSAMVDTAQENRPHIIDGKTVEAKRALPRPERETRETNISVKKLFVGGLKDNHDEECLREYFLQFGNVVSVKLLTDKTTGKRRGFAFIEFDDYDAVDKAILQRQHSIKYVLVDVKKSIYNLEKKDRLPQGPAANGNKMQMQQQQHQQQQPPPKANMPSPGYRPPVPPPQQMAPYQHQPPPPPMSAPPPNYNYWGPPPPMQPYYQQPPPPQMNAWNAYPPAQNGWNAPPPPPPGAQQWHANQWGGPPAIQPPTPCVPPGVNHHRGGPPPPAVANWNMPVAAAPPVPGSMPLTQGPPPHQPPPPQQQQQQQQPLPPNFGSGYQQNYGGGPTKHNNMNGNRMNPYAAAPPSSYHNAQPPAPGYAPYNAAAPPPSGNGPTSGPVPKNVSNGSVATGASANSKYRR; from the exons ATGGCTAACACAACTCAAGTTATCAAATTGGAGGATTCTGTTGAGGAAGCGACACCGGAAATATTCGAAATCAAAGACGAAGAT GACATTTGTGAGTTGGAGCATTTACGTAAACTGTTCATTGGCGGATTGGCCCCCTACACTACCGAGGAGGGCCTCAAAGTCTTCTACTCACAGTGGGGCAAagttgtggatgttgttgtgATGCGAGATGCGGCCACTAAAAGATCGCGTGGCTTTGGTTTTATTACCTATACAAAGTCCGCTATGGTGGATACGGCCCAAGAGAACCGACCTCATATCATCGACGGCAA AACTGTCGAGGCAAAGCGCGCATTGCCACGCCCAGAACGTGAAACCCGCGAAACAAATATCTCGGTGAAAAAGTTATTTGTGGGTGGACTGAAGGACAATCACGATGAGGAATGCTTACGCGAATATTTTCTACAATTTGGCAATGTTGTATCGGTTAAGTTGCTAACCGATAAGACCACTGGAAAGCGCAGAGGATTCGCTTTTATTGAGTTTGATGACTACGATGCGGTGGACAAGGCAATAC TTCAGCGTCAACACTCAATAAAATACGTGCTCGTGGATGTCAAGAAGTCCATCTACAATCTGGAGAAGAAGGATCGACTGCCACAGGGTCCAGCTGCCAATGGCAACAAGATGCagatgcaacagcagcagcaccaacaacaacaaccgccgCCCAAGGCCAATATGCCCTCACCCGGTTACCGTCCTCCAGTGCCGCCGCCACAGCAGATGGCGCCGTATCAGCATcaaccaccgccaccaccgaTGTCCGCACCGCCACCCAACTACAACTATTGGGGACCACCGCCTCCGATGCAACCGTATTACCAACAACCGCCGCCACCGCAGATGAATGCCTGGAATGCCTATCCACCGGCACAGAATGGCTGGAAtgcaccaccgccaccaccgccagGTGCACAACAGTGGCATGCCAATCAATGGGGCGGTCCGCCGGCCATACAACCGCCCACACCGTGTGTACCACCTGGTGTGAATCATCATCGCGGTGGTCCACCGCCGCCAGCGGTGGCTAATTGGAATATGCCTGTAGCGGCGGCACCACCAGTGCCCGGTTCCATGCCACTGACACAAGGACCGCCGCCACATCAACCGCCaccgccacaacaacaacaacagcagcagcagccgttACCACCCAATTTTGGCAGTGGATATCAACAAAATTACGGTGGTGGACCCaccaaacacaacaacatGAATGGCAATCGCATGAATCCCTATGCCGCTGCACCGCCCAGCAGCTATC ATAACGCCCAGCCACCTGCACCTGGTTATGCGCCGTACAATGCCGCCGCTCCGCCGCCAAGTGGCAATGGACCCACCTCAGGTCCAGTGCCAAAAAACGTATCCAATGGCTCGGTGGCCACGGGAGCCAGCGCCAATAGCAAATATCGTCGTTAA